Proteins from one Leptospiraceae bacterium genomic window:
- a CDS encoding metallophosphoesterase family protein, with protein sequence MKIIFFSDIHGNKYALEEFFNNNLVSFADQLIFCGDVFGYYYYQNEILDTFRRTKNLQCILGNHDKMFLDILDGKLNENTLIPKYGNSYKEVAERISRENIEFLRTFPTNLELEINGIKIGVFHGSPSDLLNGRVYPDTEIVDSENYTKYDYVILGHTHHKMVKQISNTTILNPGSLGQQRDGKGCSFIELNLNDKTFDFKTIEYDISGLMKDIDRMDNGKHSLKEVLLRKA encoded by the coding sequence ATGAAAATTATTTTTTTTTCTGATATTCATGGAAATAAATATGCACTAGAGGAATTCTTTAACAATAATCTTGTTAGTTTTGCAGACCAATTAATATTTTGTGGAGATGTTTTTGGATATTATTATTACCAAAACGAAATTCTAGATACTTTTCGTAGAACTAAAAATTTACAATGCATTTTGGGAAACCATGATAAGATGTTTCTAGATATTCTTGATGGAAAACTTAATGAGAATACACTTATTCCCAAATATGGGAACTCATACAAGGAAGTTGCTGAAAGAATTAGTAGAGAAAACATTGAATTTTTGAGAACATTTCCAACCAACTTAGAACTAGAAATAAATGGTATCAAAATTGGAGTATTTCACGGATCTCCAAGTGACTTGTTAAATGGACGGGTTTATCCTGATACGGAAATAGTTGATTCAGAAAATTACACCAAATACGATTATGTAATCTTAGGGCATACACATCATAAAATGGTAAAACAAATATCTAACACGACAATTCTAAACCCAGGTTCATTAGGACAACAAAGGGATGGAAAAGGATGTTCCTTTATCGAATTAAATTTGAATGATAAGACATTTGATTTTAAAACAATTGAATATGATATAAGTGGATTGATGAAGGATATTGATCGAATGGACAATGGAAAGCATAGCCTTAAAGAAGTGCTACTTAGAAAAGCGTAG